The following coding sequences lie in one Populus nigra chromosome 15, ddPopNigr1.1, whole genome shotgun sequence genomic window:
- the LOC133674838 gene encoding tRNA (guanine(37)-N1)-methyltransferase 2 isoform X1: MLDESKFDVDLKLWALRIPCQLCKAATRILNGYLLDKPRIKPITEDPTCQKNRYMILSDRVQSHDLSEISPQKLDELKKLCEIQVIPYSLTLGYSYWSADHVLKQILPPGVEVPSSFETIGQIAHLNIHDELLPYKDVIAKVIYDKNYPRIKTVVNKVGTITNEFRVPKFEILAGESDMVTEVKQYGATFKLDYGLVYWNSRLEHEHIRLVSQFQRGEIICDMFAGIGPFAVPAAQKGCIVYANDLNPDSIRYLKINAEINKVDDCICAFNMDARKFISQLMEAPVCENNAECNVSMLKACEDCSVQENEESRVENTRLGVEAEETPVTVPGNVEGAQDSNRNIHTSVAATKRPSDCCLEENGSINGDGAMDAFRRKGGKKKRMRALELPNTKPWEHVDHIVMNLPASALHFLDAFKGRIQRKDWKGPLPLIHCYCFMRANQTQELIVSEAESALNAHIQEPIFHRVRDVAPNKAMFCLSFRLPEACFKDDATNI, encoded by the exons ATGTTGGATGAAAGCAAATTTGATGTTGATTTGAAATTATGGGCACTTAGAATCCCTTGTCAGCTTTGCAAAGCCGCCACTCGCATTTTAAACGG ATATTTGCTTGACAAGCCCAGAATCAAACCTATTACTGAAGATCCAACTTGCCAAAAGAATCGTTATATGATATTGTCCGATAGAGTTCAAAGTCATG ATTTGTCTGAGATATCACCTCAGAAGCTTgatgaattgaagaaattatgtGAGATTCAAGTAATTCCTTATTCGTTGACACTCGGATATTCCTATTGGAGTGCAG ATCATGTATTGAAGCAGATTCTGCCTCCTGGAGTGGAGGTGCCTTCATCTTTTGAAACAATAG GTCAAATTGCCCATCTAAATATACATGATGAACTGCTTCCCTACAAGGATGTTATTGCTAAGGTTATTTATGAT AAAAATTATCCCAGGATAAAGACTGTTGTTAATAAAGTTGGAACTATCACAAATGAGTTTCGGGTGCCaaagtttgaaattttagcAGGAGAAAGTGACATGGTCACGGAAGTGAAGCAATATGGGGCAACGTTCAAGCTTGATTACGGCTTGGTTTACTGGAATTCAAGATTGGAACATGAGCATATAAGGTTGGTTTCTCAATTTCAACGAGGAGAGATCATCTGTGACATGTTTGCTGGGATCGGTCCTTTCGCTGTTCCAGCAGCACAGAAAGGATGCATTGTTTATGCAAATGATTTGAACCCAGATAGCATTCGCTATTTGAAGATTAATGCAGAAATCAATAAGGTTGATGATTGCATTTGTGCATTCAATATGGATGCTAGGAAATTTATTTCTCAACTTATGGAAGCACCAGTTTGTGAAAATAATGCAGAATGCAATGTTTCAATGCTTAAAGCATGTGAGGATTGCAGCGTACAGGAAAATGAGGAATCAAGGGTAGAAAATACAAGACTGGGAG TTGAAGCAGAGGAAACACCTGTTACTGTTCCAGGTAATGTGGAGGGTGCACAAGATTCGAATAGAAATATACACACTTCTGTAGCTGCAACTAAAAGACCTTCGGATTGTTGCTTGGAAG AAAATGGAAGCATCAATGGTGATGGTGCAATGGATGCTTTTAGGAGAAAGGGAGgcaaaaaaaagaggatgagAGCCCTGGAGCTTCCCAATACTAAGCCTTGGGAGCATGTTGATCATATAGTCATGAACCTTCCTGCTTCTGCCCTACATTTTCTTG ATGCATTCAAGGGGCGTATTCAGAGGAAGGATTGGAAAGGACCTCTTCCCTTGATTCACTGCTATTGCTTCATGCGAGCAAATCAAACCCAAGAATTAATAGTTTCG GAGGCAGAGTCTGCCTTGAATGCTCACATACAAGAGCCAATATTTCACAGGGTTAGGGATGTCGCTCCAAATAAG GCCATGTTTTGCTTAAGCTTTAGGCTACCAGAAGCATGTTTCAAAGATGATGCCACTAACATTTAA
- the LOC133674838 gene encoding tRNA (guanine(37)-N1)-methyltransferase 2 isoform X2, which produces MLDESKFDVDLKLWALRIPCQLCKAATRILNGYLLDKPRIKPITEDPTCQKNRYMILSDRVQSHDLSEISPQKLDELKKLCEIQVIPYSLTLGYSYWSADHVLKQILPPGVEVPSSFETIGQIAHLNIHDELLPYKDVIAKVIYDKNYPRIKTVVNKVGTITNEFRVPKFEILAGESDMVTEVKQYGATFKLDYGLVYWNSRLEHEHIRLVSQFQRGEIICDMFAGIGPFAVPAAQKGCIVYANDLNPDSIRYLKINAEINKVDDCICAFNMDARKFISQLMEAPVCENNAECNVSMLKACEDCSVQENEESRVENTRLGGNVEGAQDSNRNIHTSVAATKRPSDCCLEENGSINGDGAMDAFRRKGGKKKRMRALELPNTKPWEHVDHIVMNLPASALHFLDAFKGRIQRKDWKGPLPLIHCYCFMRANQTQELIVSEAESALNAHIQEPIFHRVRDVAPNKAMFCLSFRLPEACFKDDATNI; this is translated from the exons ATGTTGGATGAAAGCAAATTTGATGTTGATTTGAAATTATGGGCACTTAGAATCCCTTGTCAGCTTTGCAAAGCCGCCACTCGCATTTTAAACGG ATATTTGCTTGACAAGCCCAGAATCAAACCTATTACTGAAGATCCAACTTGCCAAAAGAATCGTTATATGATATTGTCCGATAGAGTTCAAAGTCATG ATTTGTCTGAGATATCACCTCAGAAGCTTgatgaattgaagaaattatgtGAGATTCAAGTAATTCCTTATTCGTTGACACTCGGATATTCCTATTGGAGTGCAG ATCATGTATTGAAGCAGATTCTGCCTCCTGGAGTGGAGGTGCCTTCATCTTTTGAAACAATAG GTCAAATTGCCCATCTAAATATACATGATGAACTGCTTCCCTACAAGGATGTTATTGCTAAGGTTATTTATGAT AAAAATTATCCCAGGATAAAGACTGTTGTTAATAAAGTTGGAACTATCACAAATGAGTTTCGGGTGCCaaagtttgaaattttagcAGGAGAAAGTGACATGGTCACGGAAGTGAAGCAATATGGGGCAACGTTCAAGCTTGATTACGGCTTGGTTTACTGGAATTCAAGATTGGAACATGAGCATATAAGGTTGGTTTCTCAATTTCAACGAGGAGAGATCATCTGTGACATGTTTGCTGGGATCGGTCCTTTCGCTGTTCCAGCAGCACAGAAAGGATGCATTGTTTATGCAAATGATTTGAACCCAGATAGCATTCGCTATTTGAAGATTAATGCAGAAATCAATAAGGTTGATGATTGCATTTGTGCATTCAATATGGATGCTAGGAAATTTATTTCTCAACTTATGGAAGCACCAGTTTGTGAAAATAATGCAGAATGCAATGTTTCAATGCTTAAAGCATGTGAGGATTGCAGCGTACAGGAAAATGAGGAATCAAGGGTAGAAAATACAAGACTGGGAG GTAATGTGGAGGGTGCACAAGATTCGAATAGAAATATACACACTTCTGTAGCTGCAACTAAAAGACCTTCGGATTGTTGCTTGGAAG AAAATGGAAGCATCAATGGTGATGGTGCAATGGATGCTTTTAGGAGAAAGGGAGgcaaaaaaaagaggatgagAGCCCTGGAGCTTCCCAATACTAAGCCTTGGGAGCATGTTGATCATATAGTCATGAACCTTCCTGCTTCTGCCCTACATTTTCTTG ATGCATTCAAGGGGCGTATTCAGAGGAAGGATTGGAAAGGACCTCTTCCCTTGATTCACTGCTATTGCTTCATGCGAGCAAATCAAACCCAAGAATTAATAGTTTCG GAGGCAGAGTCTGCCTTGAATGCTCACATACAAGAGCCAATATTTCACAGGGTTAGGGATGTCGCTCCAAATAAG GCCATGTTTTGCTTAAGCTTTAGGCTACCAGAAGCATGTTTCAAAGATGATGCCACTAACATTTAA